The following proteins are encoded in a genomic region of Mycolicibacterium confluentis:
- a CDS encoding 3-oxoacyl-ACP reductase: MAPKLPNDLYSQVVHSAPGSFLAKQLGIPSPETLRRYKAGEPALAGPLLIGGEGRIAEPMRAALAEDYDLVGDNLGGRWADRFGGLLFDATGITTPAGLKALHDFFTPLLRNVGPSGRVVVVGTTPEEAGSADERIAQRALEGFTRSLAKEMQRGATVSLVYLSPQAKPAATGLESTLRFLLSAKSAYVDGQVFRIGPADATPPADWDRPLDGKVAIVTGAARGIGATIAEVMARDGAKVVAIDMPPAEGAPDALTETAARVGGTALALDVTADDAVDRITAHLAEHYSDHNGGKADILVNNAGITRDKLLANMDDARWNAVIAVNLLAPQRLTEGLVANGTIGAGGRVVGLSSMAGIAGNRGQTNYAATKAGMIGLTEALAPDLAEKDITINAVAPGFIETKMTEAIPFATREVARRMNSLFQGGQPVDVAEAIAYFASPASNAVTGNTIRVCGQAMLGA, from the coding sequence GTGGCCCCCAAGCTTCCGAACGACCTGTACTCCCAGGTGGTCCACTCCGCGCCGGGTTCCTTCCTGGCCAAGCAGTTGGGCATCCCGTCGCCCGAAACCCTGCGCCGGTACAAGGCAGGCGAGCCCGCACTGGCGGGGCCGCTGCTGATCGGCGGGGAGGGCCGCATCGCGGAACCGATGCGCGCCGCGCTGGCCGAGGACTACGACCTCGTCGGCGACAACCTCGGCGGCCGCTGGGCCGACCGGTTCGGGGGCCTGCTGTTCGACGCCACCGGCATCACCACACCCGCCGGCCTGAAGGCCCTGCACGACTTCTTCACTCCGCTCCTGCGCAACGTCGGCCCGTCGGGGCGGGTCGTTGTGGTGGGCACCACGCCGGAGGAGGCGGGCAGCGCCGACGAGCGGATCGCGCAGCGCGCCCTCGAAGGTTTCACGCGCTCGCTGGCCAAGGAGATGCAGCGCGGCGCGACCGTGTCACTGGTGTACCTGTCCCCGCAGGCCAAGCCCGCGGCCACGGGTCTCGAGTCGACGCTGCGTTTCCTGTTGTCGGCCAAGTCCGCCTACGTCGATGGTCAGGTGTTCCGCATCGGCCCGGCCGACGCCACCCCGCCCGCCGACTGGGATCGGCCACTGGACGGCAAGGTGGCGATCGTGACCGGCGCGGCGCGCGGCATCGGCGCCACCATCGCCGAGGTGATGGCGCGAGACGGCGCCAAGGTCGTCGCCATCGACATGCCGCCCGCCGAAGGCGCACCCGACGCCCTGACCGAGACCGCTGCGAGGGTCGGCGGCACCGCGCTGGCACTCGACGTCACTGCCGACGACGCGGTCGACCGCATCACCGCACACCTGGCCGAGCACTACTCCGACCACAACGGCGGCAAGGCCGACATCCTGGTCAACAACGCGGGCATCACGCGCGACAAGCTGCTGGCGAACATGGATGACGCTCGATGGAATGCCGTCATCGCCGTGAATCTTCTTGCGCCGCAGCGGCTCACCGAGGGACTGGTGGCCAACGGGACGATCGGCGCGGGCGGCCGGGTGGTCGGACTGTCATCGATGGCGGGCATCGCGGGCAACCGCGGCCAGACCAACTATGCGGCCACCAAGGCCGGCATGATCGGCCTGACCGAGGCACTGGCGCCGGACCTCGCCGAGAAGGACATCACCATCAACGCCGTGGCTCCGGGCTTCATCGAGACCAAGATGACCGAGGCCATCCCGTTCGCGACCCGCGAAGTGGCCCGGCGGATGAACTCGCTGTTCCAGGGCGGCCAACCCGTGGATGTTGCCGAGGCCATCGCCTACTTCGCCAGCCCCGCCAGCAACGCGGTCACCGGGAACACGATCCGGGTCTGCGGCCAAGCCATGCTGGGGGCGTGA
- a CDS encoding glycoside hydrolase family 3 N-terminal domain-containing protein — MAFTITFTRAVVSVATLPALLMACSPAAESPSASPSPAPETAPASSPASVPLSNPVPLAPAGCGDVAALSTRDKLAQLVMVGVTGASDARAVVANHHVGGIFIGSWTDKSMLTDGSLAGIAASAGPLPLAVSVDEEGGRVSRLASLIGSQPSARVLAATKTPDEVYQIALDRGHKMRGLGITVDFAPVVDITSAADDTVIGDRSFGSDPAVVTEYAGAYARGLRDAGVLPVLKHFPGHGQASGDSHVNGVVTPPLAELEATDLVPYRTLTTQGPVAVMIGHMQVPGLTGNDPASLSPAAVGLLRSGAYGGPGFGGLVFSDDLSSMGAINQRYGVAEAVLRSLQAGVDVALWVSTGEVPAVLDRLEAAVAAGELPMAAVDGALQRVTAAKGGARAC, encoded by the coding sequence ATGGCATTCACCATCACGTTCACCCGAGCCGTCGTGTCCGTCGCGACGCTGCCCGCACTGCTGATGGCCTGCTCGCCGGCCGCCGAATCGCCGTCCGCGTCGCCGTCACCGGCGCCTGAGACGGCACCTGCGTCCTCACCGGCCTCGGTGCCGTTGAGCAATCCCGTCCCGCTGGCACCCGCCGGATGCGGCGACGTCGCGGCGCTGTCCACGCGGGACAAGCTGGCTCAGTTGGTGATGGTCGGGGTGACGGGCGCCTCCGATGCCCGCGCCGTGGTGGCCAATCACCACGTGGGCGGCATCTTCATCGGCAGCTGGACCGATAAATCCATGCTCACCGACGGTTCACTGGCCGGTATCGCGGCCAGTGCCGGTCCGCTGCCGCTGGCGGTCAGCGTCGACGAGGAGGGCGGCCGGGTCTCGCGGTTGGCGTCGCTGATCGGAAGCCAACCGTCGGCGCGGGTTCTCGCGGCCACCAAGACTCCCGACGAGGTGTACCAGATCGCGCTCGACCGGGGCCACAAGATGCGTGGCCTGGGCATCACCGTCGACTTCGCGCCCGTCGTGGACATCACGTCGGCCGCCGACGACACCGTGATCGGCGACCGTTCGTTCGGGTCCGACCCGGCCGTGGTCACCGAGTACGCCGGTGCCTACGCCCGCGGCCTGCGCGACGCCGGGGTGCTGCCGGTGCTCAAGCACTTCCCCGGCCACGGCCAGGCCTCGGGTGACTCGCATGTCAATGGGGTGGTGACGCCGCCTCTCGCGGAGCTCGAGGCCACCGACCTGGTGCCGTACCGCACGCTGACCACCCAGGGACCCGTCGCGGTGATGATCGGACACATGCAGGTGCCCGGGCTGACCGGCAATGACCCGGCCAGCCTGAGCCCCGCCGCGGTCGGCCTGCTGCGTAGCGGCGCTTACGGTGGACCGGGCTTCGGCGGCCTCGTGTTCAGCGACGACCTGTCCTCGATGGGCGCGATCAACCAGCGGTACGGCGTGGCCGAGGCCGTGCTGCGCAGTCTGCAGGCCGGCGTCGACGTCGCGTTGTGGGTCAGCACGGGCGAAGTGCCCGCGGTGCTGGATCGGCTCGAGGCCGCGGTCGCCGCGGGCGAGCTGCCGATGGCCGCGGTCGACGGCGCGCTGCAGCGCGTGACGGCAGCCAAGGGCGGCGCCCGCGCCTGCTGA
- a CDS encoding alpha-(1->3)-arabinofuranosyltransferase, whose protein sequence is MTCPQGLSRRWLWLVGTLSLILTFAQSPGQISPDTKLDLTANPVRFLARAAHLWNSELPFGQTQNQAYGYLFPHGAFFVAGDLLGLPGWVIQRLWWALLLAVGFWGLLRVAEALGIGTTPSRVIAALAYALSPRVLTTLGSISSETLPMMLAPWVLLPVILAMRGGHHQSLRVLAARAGVAVALMGAVNAVATLTACLPALIWWACHRPDRRWLRFSAWWLLSTVLAVAWWVVALVLLGRVSPPFLDYIESSGVTTRWASLVEVLRGTDSWTPFVAPNATAGSSLVTDPVAILATTLVAAAGLAGLALRTMPARGRLVLMLLTGVTLLALGYAGGLGSPLAHQVQLFLDSGGAPLRNVHKLEPLVRLPLVLGVAHLMSRIPLPGSAPRAVWRRAFAHPEEDKRVAVGIVVLAALAASTSLAWTGRLTPPGSFEAIPDHWHQAAEWLTHNNTGTPAPGRVLVVPGAPFATQIWGNTRDEPLQVLGESPWGVRDSIPLNPPETIRALDSVQRLFAAGRPSAGLADTLARQGISYLVLRNDLDPDNSRSARPILVHQSIEGSPGLTKVAQFGDPVGPGTLEGFITDSGLRPLYPAVEIFRVDPDHTGVTNPGAPYLADTAAMARIDGAPEALLRLDERRRLLGESPLGPVLLTQDAEAAGLPSDVVTITDTPTARETDYGRVDDHSSAVRTPDDERHTHNRVPDYPAAGTDLVYGGWTGGRLTASSSAADATALPNVAPAAAPASAIDGDSATSWVSNSLQAAVGQWLQIDFDHPVTNATLTLIPSRSTIGAQITRMEISTATGTTTLRVDQPGKPAVVALPYGETPWVRITAAATDDGSSGVQFGVTDLAITQYDASGFAHPVDIRHTRNVPGPPEGATVGMWDLGAELLGRPGCVSAVDGVHCASPLSLAPEELVNLSRTLTVPQPVSVTPTVWVRPRQGPGLGELVRQPGTTRADGDSDSFDVLGTAFAATDGDPRTSWTAPQGVVQHRTGPTLTLTLPEATEVAAVRLTPSASDLPTHPTLVAVDLGDGPQVRAMERMGTQTLSLHPHKTKTIKISVLDWDDVIDRTALGFDQVKPPGLAEAQVLRPDGTPIAPADAAKNRARSIEIGCGKGPVLAVAGRFMHTSVSTTVGELLDGTPLQAHPCETEPIDLPSGQQEFLVSPGSAFIIDGVQLTGPAAKEIRPATASEVPAAHWGPDHRELTVSAADTARVLVVPESINPGWTARTSDGAVLTPISVNGWQQGWVVPPGTQGPVTLEFGLNSLYRAGLVGGLALLPVLAALALLPSRRREDAEPVSVWKPKAWLAVGGALLAGLLISGIAGALVVGSAVALLRLLDGRERAWKVVTLGGAATGLILAGAAVARHPWRSVEGYLGHSPWVQLAALISVAVVAASVITWPREVAEPALREPRSA, encoded by the coding sequence ATGACCTGCCCGCAGGGGTTGTCCCGCCGATGGCTGTGGCTGGTCGGCACCCTCAGCCTGATCCTGACGTTCGCGCAGTCTCCAGGTCAGATCTCTCCCGACACCAAGCTGGACCTCACCGCCAACCCGGTGCGTTTCCTTGCGCGGGCCGCGCACCTGTGGAACAGCGAACTCCCCTTCGGCCAGACCCAGAACCAGGCGTACGGCTATCTGTTTCCCCACGGCGCCTTCTTCGTAGCCGGCGACCTGCTCGGGCTGCCGGGTTGGGTGATCCAACGCCTGTGGTGGGCCCTGCTCCTGGCCGTCGGCTTCTGGGGCCTGCTGCGGGTCGCCGAGGCGCTCGGCATCGGGACGACGCCCTCGCGCGTGATCGCGGCGCTTGCCTACGCGCTGTCGCCCCGCGTGCTCACGACGTTGGGGTCGATCTCCTCGGAGACCCTGCCGATGATGCTGGCCCCGTGGGTGCTGCTGCCGGTGATCCTCGCGATGCGGGGCGGGCACCACCAGTCGCTGCGAGTGCTTGCCGCCCGCGCGGGCGTCGCGGTGGCCCTGATGGGCGCGGTGAACGCCGTGGCCACCCTGACTGCGTGCCTGCCCGCGCTGATCTGGTGGGCATGCCACCGGCCCGACCGCCGGTGGTTGAGGTTCTCCGCGTGGTGGCTGCTGAGCACGGTGCTTGCGGTGGCCTGGTGGGTGGTCGCACTGGTGCTGCTGGGGCGCGTCAGCCCGCCGTTCCTGGACTACATCGAATCCTCCGGTGTCACCACGCGGTGGGCCTCGCTGGTCGAGGTGCTGCGCGGCACCGACAGCTGGACCCCGTTCGTGGCGCCCAACGCGACCGCGGGCAGTTCCCTGGTGACCGACCCCGTCGCGATCCTGGCGACGACGCTGGTGGCCGCGGCAGGCCTGGCCGGCCTGGCACTGCGCACCATGCCCGCGCGCGGCCGCCTGGTGCTGATGCTGCTGACGGGCGTGACGCTGCTGGCGCTGGGCTATGCGGGCGGACTGGGGTCCCCGCTGGCCCATCAGGTGCAGTTGTTCCTGGACTCCGGGGGTGCGCCGCTGCGCAACGTGCACAAGCTCGAACCCCTTGTACGCCTGCCCCTCGTGCTGGGCGTGGCCCATCTCATGAGCCGGATTCCGCTGCCGGGCAGCGCCCCGCGGGCAGTGTGGCGACGGGCGTTCGCGCATCCCGAGGAGGACAAGCGGGTCGCCGTCGGGATCGTGGTGCTGGCGGCCCTGGCCGCGAGCACGTCGCTGGCCTGGACCGGCCGGCTCACGCCCCCAGGCAGTTTTGAGGCCATCCCCGACCACTGGCATCAGGCCGCGGAATGGCTGACCCACAACAACACCGGGACGCCCGCTCCGGGCCGCGTTCTGGTGGTGCCGGGCGCGCCGTTCGCCACTCAGATCTGGGGCAACACCCGCGACGAACCGCTGCAGGTGCTCGGCGAGAGCCCGTGGGGTGTGCGTGACTCCATTCCGTTGAACCCGCCGGAGACCATCCGGGCCCTGGATTCGGTGCAGCGTCTCTTCGCGGCGGGCCGGCCGTCCGCCGGTCTCGCGGATACCCTTGCCCGCCAAGGTATCTCATATCTGGTGCTGCGGAATGACCTGGACCCGGACAACTCCCGGTCGGCGCGGCCGATCCTGGTGCACCAGTCGATCGAAGGCTCCCCCGGCCTGACGAAGGTGGCCCAGTTCGGCGACCCAGTCGGTCCGGGCACCCTCGAAGGCTTCATCACCGACAGCGGTCTGCGGCCGCTCTACCCGGCCGTGGAGATCTTCCGGGTCGACCCGGACCACACGGGTGTCACCAACCCTGGCGCGCCGTACCTCGCCGACACCGCCGCCATGGCACGCATCGACGGCGCCCCGGAAGCGCTGCTGCGCCTCGACGAACGGCGTCGTCTGCTCGGCGAATCACCGCTGGGGCCCGTGCTGTTGACGCAGGATGCCGAGGCTGCCGGCCTGCCGTCCGACGTCGTCACGATCACCGACACCCCGACGGCACGCGAGACCGACTACGGCCGCGTCGACGACCACTCGTCGGCGGTGCGCACCCCCGACGACGAGAGGCACACCCACAACCGGGTGCCCGACTACCCCGCGGCAGGCACCGACCTTGTGTACGGCGGATGGACCGGCGGACGCCTGACCGCGTCGAGTTCGGCGGCCGACGCGACGGCGCTGCCCAATGTGGCGCCCGCCGCGGCCCCCGCGTCCGCCATCGACGGGGACTCCGCGACAAGCTGGGTGTCCAACTCGCTGCAGGCCGCGGTCGGACAGTGGCTCCAGATCGACTTCGACCACCCCGTCACCAATGCGACGCTGACTCTGATACCGAGCAGGTCGACCATCGGCGCACAGATCACCCGGATGGAGATCTCGACGGCCACCGGAACCACAACCCTTCGGGTGGATCAGCCCGGAAAACCCGCCGTGGTGGCACTGCCGTACGGCGAGACGCCGTGGGTGCGGATCACGGCCGCGGCCACCGACGACGGTTCCAGCGGTGTGCAGTTCGGCGTGACCGATCTGGCCATCACGCAGTACGACGCCTCCGGATTCGCCCACCCCGTCGACATCCGGCACACCAGAAACGTGCCCGGCCCACCCGAGGGCGCGACCGTCGGAATGTGGGACCTGGGCGCCGAACTGCTGGGCCGGCCCGGGTGCGTCTCCGCCGTGGACGGCGTGCACTGCGCCTCGCCGCTCTCGCTGGCTCCCGAGGAACTGGTGAACCTCAGCCGGACCCTGACCGTGCCGCAACCCGTCTCCGTGACGCCGACGGTCTGGGTGCGGCCCCGGCAGGGACCCGGGCTGGGTGAACTGGTCCGGCAGCCGGGAACCACTCGCGCCGACGGAGACTCGGACTCGTTCGATGTTCTCGGGACGGCGTTCGCCGCCACCGACGGCGACCCGCGCACGTCGTGGACCGCGCCGCAGGGCGTCGTCCAGCACCGCACCGGGCCGACGCTGACCCTGACACTTCCCGAGGCCACCGAGGTGGCCGCGGTTCGGCTCACGCCCAGCGCCTCGGACCTGCCCACCCACCCGACCCTGGTGGCGGTCGACCTGGGCGACGGCCCCCAGGTGCGCGCGATGGAACGGATGGGGACGCAGACACTTTCCCTGCATCCACACAAGACGAAGACCATCAAGATCAGCGTGCTGGACTGGGACGACGTCATCGACCGCACCGCGCTGGGCTTCGATCAGGTCAAACCGCCCGGCCTCGCCGAGGCACAGGTGCTGCGGCCCGACGGCACGCCGATCGCACCGGCCGACGCGGCGAAGAACCGCGCCCGCAGCATCGAGATCGGCTGCGGCAAGGGCCCGGTGCTCGCGGTCGCCGGCCGGTTCATGCACACCTCGGTCAGCACCACCGTCGGCGAACTTCTCGACGGCACGCCACTGCAGGCGCACCCGTGCGAAACCGAGCCGATCGATCTGCCCAGCGGCCAACAGGAGTTCCTGGTGAGCCCCGGTTCGGCGTTCATCATCGACGGCGTGCAGTTGACCGGACCCGCGGCCAAGGAGATCCGGCCCGCGACGGCGTCCGAGGTGCCGGCCGCGCACTGGGGCCCGGACCATCGCGAGCTGACCGTGTCCGCGGCCGACACCGCCCGCGTGCTCGTGGTGCCCGAGAGCATCAATCCCGGGTGGACGGCCCGCACCTCCGACGGCGCCGTGCTGACCCCGATCAGCGTCAACGGCTGGCAGCAGGGCTGGGTGGTGCCACCCGGAACACAGGGGCCGGTGACGCTCGAGTTCGGTCTGAACTCCCTCTACCGTGCGGGACTCGTCGGCGGGCTGGCACTGCTGCCCGTCCTGGCGGCGCTGGCGCTGCTGCCCTCCCGACGTCGCGAGGACGCTGAGCCGGTCTCGGTCTGGAAACCCAAGGCGTGGTTGGCGGTCGGTGGCGCACTGCTTGCGGGCCTGCTGATCTCCGGCATCGCGGGTGCCCTGGTGGTCGGTTCCGCGGTCGCCCTGCTGCGCCTGCTCGACGGCCGAGAGCGGGCATGGAAGGTTGTGACGCTGGGCGGGGCCGCGACGGGGTTGATCCTGGCCGGAGCCGCGGTGGCGCGCCACCCGTGGCGCTCGGTCGAGGGGTACCTGGGGCATTCGCCGTGGGTGCAGTTGGCGGCCCTGATCAGTGTGGCCGTCGTGGCGGCGTCCGTGATCACCTGGCCTCGCGAGGTCGCCGAACCCGCACTGCGGGAGCCGCGATCCGCTTAG
- a CDS encoding TetR/AcrR family transcriptional regulator, with protein MAGGTKRLPRAVREQQMLDAAVEVFSVNGYHETSMDAIAAKAEISKPMLYLYYGSKEELFGACLSRELSRFIEAVRADVDFTLPPRDMLRNTILSFLTYIDANRASWIVLYTQATSSQAFAHTVREGRERIIDLVARLLSTGTRNPEPDTDFNMMAIALVGAGEAVATRVSAGDVDVNDAVELLINLFWRGLKGKPEAAPASH; from the coding sequence ATGGCGGGTGGTACCAAGCGGTTGCCGCGTGCCGTGCGCGAACAGCAGATGCTCGACGCGGCCGTGGAGGTCTTCTCGGTCAACGGCTATCACGAGACGTCGATGGACGCGATCGCGGCCAAGGCCGAGATCTCCAAGCCCATGCTCTACCTGTACTACGGGTCCAAGGAGGAGCTCTTTGGCGCCTGCCTGAGCCGTGAGCTGAGCCGTTTCATCGAGGCCGTCCGCGCGGATGTGGATTTCACGCTGCCGCCCCGCGACATGCTCCGCAACACGATCCTGTCGTTTTTGACCTACATCGATGCCAACCGGGCGTCGTGGATCGTGCTGTACACCCAGGCCACCAGTTCGCAGGCGTTCGCGCACACGGTGCGAGAAGGCCGCGAGCGCATCATCGACCTGGTGGCGCGACTGCTGAGCACCGGCACGCGGAACCCCGAGCCGGACACCGACTTCAACATGATGGCGATCGCGCTCGTGGGTGCGGGCGAGGCCGTGGCGACGCGCGTCAGTGCCGGCGATGTCGACGTGAACGACGCCGTCGAACTGCTGATCAACCTGTTCTGGCGCGGCCTGAAGGGCAAACCCGAGGCTGCACCGGCCTCCCACTGA
- a CDS encoding MaoC/PaaZ C-terminal domain-containing protein, with the protein MAGAQQPGGLTNMLRAAAGALPFISRGDTLPDRTLTVSELPIDRANVAAYAAVTGLRYGDTVPVTYPFVLAFPTVMALITNFDFPFAAMGSVHVENHITAHRPIAVTDVVSVKVHAENMREHRKGLLVDVLTEVSVGNDVAWEQVTTFLHQQRTSLSDEPKPPPQKQPKLPPPDSILRITGGQIRKYASVGGDHNPIHTSSVGAKLFGFPTAIAHGMFSAAAVLANIEGQLPDALRYSVKFGKPILLPASAGLYIDRVADGWDLSLRNLQKGYPHLTGEVRAL; encoded by the coding sequence ATGGCAGGCGCACAACAGCCCGGCGGGTTGACCAACATGTTGCGCGCGGCGGCGGGTGCGCTGCCGTTCATCTCCCGTGGCGACACCCTGCCCGACCGCACGCTGACGGTCTCCGAACTGCCGATCGACCGTGCCAACGTCGCGGCGTACGCGGCCGTGACGGGCCTGCGCTATGGCGACACCGTGCCGGTCACCTATCCGTTCGTGCTGGCCTTCCCGACCGTGATGGCGTTGATCACCAACTTCGATTTCCCGTTCGCCGCAATGGGTTCGGTGCACGTCGAGAACCACATCACAGCGCACAGGCCGATCGCCGTCACCGATGTGGTGTCAGTCAAGGTGCACGCGGAGAACATGCGCGAGCACCGGAAGGGTCTGCTGGTCGATGTTCTCACCGAGGTCAGCGTCGGCAACGACGTCGCGTGGGAGCAGGTGACGACCTTTCTGCACCAGCAGCGCACGAGCCTGTCCGACGAACCCAAGCCACCGCCGCAGAAACAGCCCAAACTGCCGCCGCCGGACAGCATCCTGCGGATCACGGGTGGCCAGATCCGTAAGTACGCCTCGGTGGGCGGGGACCACAACCCCATCCACACGAGTTCTGTCGGCGCCAAGCTGTTCGGATTTCCCACCGCGATCGCGCACGGAATGTTCAGCGCCGCGGCTGTTCTGGCCAACATCGAAGGCCAGTTGCCCGACGCACTGCGGTACTCGGTGAAATTCGGCAAGCCGATTCTGCTGCCGGCCAGCGCGGGGTTGTACATCGACCGGGTCGCCGACGGCTGGGACCTGTCGCTGCGCAACCTGCAGAAGGGCTACCCGCACCTGACGGGCGAGGTGCGCGCACTCTAG
- a CDS encoding universal stress protein, giving the protein MSVVLIAYDGTDNAQRAVTHVGQFVLAQRVVVLTVWTPIRPGSDPVSVDLDGPPDPPDLDDLDDLDIAYADAQRTNDEGLRLAKSAGLSAEPLCVAVTGTVWRTIIEAADRIEADLIVTGTRGTTGLRSLLQSSVSDHVLRHGKRPVLIVPPGT; this is encoded by the coding sequence ATGTCCGTCGTGTTGATCGCCTACGACGGGACCGACAATGCGCAGCGCGCGGTCACCCACGTGGGCCAGTTTGTGTTGGCGCAGCGTGTCGTGGTGCTCACGGTGTGGACGCCGATCCGCCCGGGATCCGACCCCGTCAGCGTGGACCTCGACGGCCCACCCGATCCCCCAGACCTCGACGATCTCGATGACCTGGACATCGCCTACGCCGACGCCCAGCGCACCAACGACGAGGGCCTGCGGTTGGCCAAGTCGGCCGGACTGTCCGCCGAACCGCTGTGTGTCGCGGTCACCGGGACGGTGTGGCGAACCATCATCGAGGCCGCGGACCGCATCGAGGCCGACCTCATCGTCACTGGAACCCGAGGTACGACAGGACTGCGGTCCCTGCTGCAGTCCTCGGTCTCCGACCATGTGCTGCGACACGGCAAGCGTCCGGTGCTGATTGTGCCGCCCGGCACCTGA
- a CDS encoding acetyl-CoA C-acetyltransferase, protein MATSAQSGSKNPAARRPVAVLGGNRIPFARSDGAYAEASNQDMFTAALDGLVERFNLTGQRLDMVIGGAVLKHSRDFNLMRECVLGSALSPYTPAFDLQQACGTGLQAAIAAADGIALGRYEVAAAGGVDTTSDAPIAFGDDLRRTLLGLRRAKSNLDRLKLVGRLPASVGVQIPTNGEPRTGLSMGEHAAVTAKKMSIKRVDQDALAAASHRNMAAAYDRGFFDDLVSPFLGLYRDDNLRPNSSPEKLATLKPVFGVRNGDATMTAGNSTPLTDGASVALLASQDWAEAHNLPVLAYFVDSETAAVDYVSGADGLLMAPTYAVPRLLARNGLTLQDFDYYEIHEAFASVVLATLAAWESEEYCKERLGLDAALGSIDRSKLNVNGSSLAAGHPFAATGGRIVAQMAKQLAEKKAETGAPVRGLISICAAGGQGVTAILEA, encoded by the coding sequence GTGGCCACCAGTGCACAATCCGGTTCCAAGAATCCGGCCGCTCGGCGCCCCGTCGCGGTGCTCGGCGGCAACCGCATCCCGTTCGCCCGCTCGGACGGCGCGTACGCCGAGGCGTCCAATCAGGACATGTTCACCGCGGCCCTCGACGGCCTCGTCGAACGCTTCAATCTCACCGGCCAGCGCCTTGACATGGTCATCGGCGGCGCAGTGCTCAAACACAGCCGCGACTTCAATCTGATGCGCGAATGTGTGCTCGGCAGCGCGTTGTCGCCGTACACGCCGGCCTTCGACCTGCAGCAGGCCTGCGGCACGGGACTGCAGGCGGCGATCGCCGCGGCCGACGGCATCGCGTTGGGCCGCTATGAGGTGGCCGCGGCCGGCGGCGTCGACACCACGTCGGACGCGCCGATCGCCTTCGGTGACGATCTGCGCCGCACGCTGTTGGGTCTTCGGCGGGCCAAGTCCAACCTCGACCGACTCAAGCTCGTCGGCAGGCTGCCCGCATCCGTCGGGGTGCAGATCCCCACCAACGGCGAACCGCGCACCGGACTCTCGATGGGGGAGCACGCGGCCGTCACCGCCAAGAAGATGAGCATCAAGCGCGTCGACCAGGACGCTCTGGCCGCCGCGAGCCACCGCAATATGGCCGCGGCCTACGACCGCGGCTTCTTCGACGACCTGGTGTCGCCGTTCCTCGGCCTCTACCGCGACGACAACCTGCGACCCAACTCGTCGCCGGAGAAGTTGGCCACGCTCAAGCCGGTGTTCGGCGTCCGCAACGGTGACGCGACCATGACCGCGGGCAACTCCACCCCGCTGACCGACGGCGCCTCGGTGGCGCTGCTCGCCAGCCAGGACTGGGCCGAGGCGCACAACCTGCCGGTGCTGGCGTACTTCGTCGACTCCGAGACCGCCGCGGTGGACTACGTCAGCGGCGCCGACGGCCTGCTGATGGCCCCCACGTACGCCGTTCCCCGACTGCTGGCCCGCAACGGTCTGACGCTGCAGGACTTCGACTACTACGAGATCCATGAAGCATTCGCCTCGGTGGTACTGGCCACATTGGCGGCGTGGGAGTCCGAGGAGTACTGCAAGGAGCGCCTCGGTCTCGACGCCGCGCTCGGGTCGATCGACAGGTCGAAGCTCAACGTCAACGGTTCCTCGTTGGCCGCGGGCCACCCGTTCGCCGCGACCGGCGGCAGGATCGTGGCCCAGATGGCCAAACAGCTTGCCGAGAAGAAGGCCGAGACGGGTGCGCCAGTGCGGGGTCTGATCTCGATCTGCGCCGCGGGCGGGCAGGGCGTCACCGCGATCCTCGAGGCCTGA
- a CDS encoding DUF2613 domain-containing protein has protein sequence MTRFVVPAAASIVVGLLLGAAAVFGVSLMVQQDTKPPITAGDPASSVLNRVEYGDRS, from the coding sequence ATGACCCGGTTCGTGGTGCCAGCCGCCGCCAGCATCGTGGTCGGTCTGCTGCTCGGCGCCGCGGCTGTCTTCGGCGTCTCCCTGATGGTGCAGCAGGACACCAAGCCGCCGATCACGGCAGGCGATCCGGCGTCGTCGGTCCTGAACCGGGTCGAATACGGCGACCGCAGCTGA